A single Lactuca sativa cultivar Salinas chromosome 8, Lsat_Salinas_v11, whole genome shotgun sequence DNA region contains:
- the LOC111878216 gene encoding protein trichome birefringence-like 34 isoform X1 → MEKKKRLVKIWDVKHMFESSLIIFFIIGALTTTAVYYVNTDEQYTSTPASPATVAHSPSVYDSLEGCDLFSGKWVHDNDTYPLYKEQECPYIPGEFACGQYGRMDSKYQQWRWQPHDCSLPRFDAKQVLEKLRGKRIMFVGDSVNRNQWVSIVCMLQAVIPPGRKKMHKIQEVKQVQDVSLLTFKAFDYDVSIDFYWAPLLVESNADHPTKHKRTDRIVHIHSIEKHAKNWVNADVLVFNSYLWWGTPTLKILYDSLEDSTKYNVVTNHRAYRMVLRIWSKWVRTHINHARTQSYFMSMTATHHKGIDWGMQDNENCLNETEPVTKEHFWESGSDLKMMKTLELTLNNLKERGVDVKMMNITQLTQYRKDGHPSIHRLFYSTLKAKQLSNPSRYADCTHWCLPGVPDIWNELLLAYILRGLK, encoded by the exons atggagaagaagaagcgATTGGTAAAAATATGGGATGTGAAACATATGTTCGAAAGCAGTCTCATTATCTTTTTCATAATAGGAGCATTGACTACCACCGCCGTTTATTATGTCAACACCGACGAACAATACACCAGTACTCCGGCGAGTCCGGCCACCGTAGCTCACAGTCCTAGTGTTTATGATTCTTTAGAAGGGTGTGATTTGTTCTCCGGCAAATGGGTTCATGACAACGATACTTATCCTCTATACAAAGAACAAGAATGCCCCTATATTCCTGGTGAGTTTGCTTGTGGACAATATGGAAGAATGGACTCCAAGTATCAACAATGGAGATGGCAACCCCATGATTGCAGCCTTCCAAG ATTTGATGCCAAACAAGTTCTTGAGAAGCTAAGGGGTAAAAGAATAATGTTTGTCGGAGATTCAGTGAATAGGAACCAATGGGTGTCGATTGTTTGTATGCTTCAAGCTGTCATTCCTCCTGGGAGGAAGAAGATGCACAAGATCCAGGAAGTTAAACAAGTTCAGGATGTCTCTTTGCTCACCTTCAAAGCTTTT GATTATGACGTTTCGATTGACTTCTATTGGGCTCCATTGTTGGTTGAATCTAATGCGGATCACCCAACAAAACATAAAAGAACTGATCGCATAGTTCATATCCACTCTATAGAGAAACATGCAAAAAATTGGGTTAATGCAGATGTGTTAGTTTTTAACTCATATCTTTGGTGGGGGACACCTACACTAAAAATCTT GTATGATTCACTTGAAGATTCTACAAAATACAACGTAGTCACCAACCATCGTGCCTATAGAATGGTTCTAAGAATATGGTCAAAATGGGTTCGTACTCATATCAACCATGCAAGGACTCAATCCTACTTCATGAGTATGACTGCAACACACCACAA GGGCATAGATTGGGGCATGCAAGACAATGAAAATTGTTTAAATGAGACAGAGCCAGTAACAAAAGAACACTTTTGGGAAAGTGGTTCTGATTTAAAAATGATGAAAACATTAGAGTTGACATTAAATAATTTAAAAGAAAGAGGGGTTGATGTGAAAATGATGAATATAACACAACTAACACAATATAGGAAAGATGGGCATCCATCTATTCATAGGTTGTTCTATTCTACTTTGAAAGCAAAACAACTATCTAATCCTTCACGTTAtgctgattgtacacattggTGCCTTCCAGGTGTCCCAGATATTTGGAATGAGCTACTCTTAGCTTATATTCTTCGAGGACTAAAATAA
- the LOC111878216 gene encoding protein trichome birefringence-like 34 isoform X2, translating into MEKKKRLVKIWDVKHMFESSLIIFFIIGALTTTAVYYVNTDEQYTSTPASPATVAHSPSVYDSLEGCDLFSGKWVHDNDTYPLYKEQECPYIPGEFACGQYGRMDSKYQQWRWQPHDCSLPRFDAKQVLEKLRGKRIMFVGDSVNRNQWVSIVCMLQAVIPPGRKKMHKIQEVKQVQDVSLLTFKAFDYDVSIDFYWAPLLVESNADHPTKHKRTDRIVHIHSIEKHAKNWVNADVLVFNSYLWWGTPTLKILYDSLEDSTKYNVVTNHRAYRMVLRIWSKWVRTHINHARTQSYFMSMTATHHKGIDWGMQDNENCLNETEPVTKEHFWESGSDLKMMKTLELTLNNLKERGVDVKMMNITQLTQYRKDGHPSIHRCPRYLE; encoded by the exons atggagaagaagaagcgATTGGTAAAAATATGGGATGTGAAACATATGTTCGAAAGCAGTCTCATTATCTTTTTCATAATAGGAGCATTGACTACCACCGCCGTTTATTATGTCAACACCGACGAACAATACACCAGTACTCCGGCGAGTCCGGCCACCGTAGCTCACAGTCCTAGTGTTTATGATTCTTTAGAAGGGTGTGATTTGTTCTCCGGCAAATGGGTTCATGACAACGATACTTATCCTCTATACAAAGAACAAGAATGCCCCTATATTCCTGGTGAGTTTGCTTGTGGACAATATGGAAGAATGGACTCCAAGTATCAACAATGGAGATGGCAACCCCATGATTGCAGCCTTCCAAG ATTTGATGCCAAACAAGTTCTTGAGAAGCTAAGGGGTAAAAGAATAATGTTTGTCGGAGATTCAGTGAATAGGAACCAATGGGTGTCGATTGTTTGTATGCTTCAAGCTGTCATTCCTCCTGGGAGGAAGAAGATGCACAAGATCCAGGAAGTTAAACAAGTTCAGGATGTCTCTTTGCTCACCTTCAAAGCTTTT GATTATGACGTTTCGATTGACTTCTATTGGGCTCCATTGTTGGTTGAATCTAATGCGGATCACCCAACAAAACATAAAAGAACTGATCGCATAGTTCATATCCACTCTATAGAGAAACATGCAAAAAATTGGGTTAATGCAGATGTGTTAGTTTTTAACTCATATCTTTGGTGGGGGACACCTACACTAAAAATCTT GTATGATTCACTTGAAGATTCTACAAAATACAACGTAGTCACCAACCATCGTGCCTATAGAATGGTTCTAAGAATATGGTCAAAATGGGTTCGTACTCATATCAACCATGCAAGGACTCAATCCTACTTCATGAGTATGACTGCAACACACCACAA GGGCATAGATTGGGGCATGCAAGACAATGAAAATTGTTTAAATGAGACAGAGCCAGTAACAAAAGAACACTTTTGGGAAAGTGGTTCTGATTTAAAAATGATGAAAACATTAGAGTTGACATTAAATAATTTAAAAGAAAGAGGGGTTGATGTGAAAATGATGAATATAACACAACTAACACAATATAGGAAAGATGGGCATCCATCTATTCATAG GTGTCCCAGATATTTGGAATGA